In a genomic window of Campylobacter concisus:
- the yihA gene encoding ribosome biogenesis GTP-binding protein YihA/YsxC, with the protein MIRPLGAKFITSSPSIKEAPSFVTSEVVFLGRSNVGKSSLINTLVNQKNLAKSSSTPGKTQLINFFEAEFCEQKDEQEEKDKFKLILVDLPGFGYAKVAKSKHDEWRKNLDEFLKFRSDIRLFIHLIDARHFDLDIDINVDAYLKSFLRADQKILNLYTKSDKLNQSQKSAVMKFDPSGILVSTLNKSGIEKAREAIINNALGR; encoded by the coding sequence GTGATAAGGCCACTAGGTGCTAAATTTATCACATCAAGTCCAAGTATAAAAGAGGCTCCAAGCTTCGTAACAAGCGAAGTTGTCTTTTTGGGTAGATCAAATGTTGGTAAAAGCAGCCTCATAAATACACTTGTAAATCAAAAAAATCTAGCCAAAAGCTCATCGACTCCTGGTAAAACTCAGCTTATAAATTTCTTTGAGGCTGAGTTTTGTGAGCAAAAAGATGAGCAGGAAGAAAAAGATAAATTTAAGCTCATTTTGGTTGATTTGCCAGGCTTTGGCTATGCAAAAGTGGCAAAGTCAAAGCATGATGAATGGCGTAAAAATTTAGATGAGTTTTTGAAATTTAGAAGCGACATTAGACTTTTTATACATCTAATTGATGCTAGGCATTTTGATTTAGATATAGACATAAATGTGGATGCTTATCTAAAAAGCTTTTTAAGGGCTGATCAGAAAATTTTAAATTTATATACAAAAAGCGATAAGCTAAATCAAAGCCAAAAGAGTGCGGTAATGAAATTTGATCCAAGCGGCATCTTGGTCTCAACTCTTAATAAAAGCGGTATCGAAAAGGCTAGAGAAGCTATCATAAATAACGCTCTTGGTAGATAA
- the lptA gene encoding lipopolysaccharide transport periplasmic protein LptA → MDRRKSAILAVILGFTFLNAEQVEITSNDFFADENKQTSEFIGNVNIKKGSFDELKADKVIVYFDKKRQPIKYVATGNARAKIFIKDKHYDGKGNTLTYEPAKQIYTVSGNGYLHEIETDKNVYGEKIVVNQKDGTYSVNSDEKKPVKFIFQVEEKDK, encoded by the coding sequence ATGGATAGAAGAAAATCAGCGATTTTAGCGGTGATATTGGGTTTTACATTTTTAAATGCAGAGCAAGTTGAAATCACATCAAATGATTTTTTTGCAGATGAGAATAAACAAACTAGTGAATTCATAGGTAATGTAAATATCAAAAAGGGCTCATTTGATGAGCTTAAGGCAGACAAAGTGATCGTCTATTTTGACAAAAAACGCCAACCTATAAAATATGTGGCCACTGGCAATGCAAGAGCTAAAATTTTTATAAAAGATAAGCACTATGATGGCAAAGGCAATACTCTTACATATGAGCCAGCAAAACAGATCTATACTGTTAGTGGAAATGGCTATTTACATGAGATAGAAACTGACAAGAATGTTTATGGTGAAAAGATCGTTGTTAACCAAAAAGATGGCACATATAGTGTAAATAGTGATGAGAAAAAGCCTGTTAAGTTTATCTTTCAGGTAGAGGAAAAAGATAAGTGA
- a CDS encoding LPS export ABC transporter periplasmic protein LptC, which yields MVEALVVKIFYFVVAIFSVVMIFLAAQDPYLANVLKIDTKISNMQINDVIDYEINSTKISGVYEADELNRYNDKDEFLSFKAKILRGNLKHFLSSDKAISQNDEIIFQKNANYENNDSLRFISDEVIYGTKTKIVRSEANFTLIRNNDKALGESGSYDLGKKQTQVKGLRAWIEENQRF from the coding sequence GTGGTCGAAGCGTTGGTTGTAAAAATTTTCTACTTCGTCGTGGCCATTTTTAGTGTCGTGATGATATTTTTGGCGGCTCAAGATCCATATCTTGCAAATGTTTTAAAGATCGACACAAAGATATCAAATATGCAGATAAATGACGTGATAGATTATGAGATAAATTCCACGAAAATAAGCGGAGTCTACGAGGCTGATGAGCTAAATAGATACAATGATAAAGATGAATTTTTGAGTTTTAAAGCAAAAATTTTAAGAGGAAATTTAAAACATTTTTTAAGCTCAGACAAAGCAATCTCACAAAATGACGAAATCATCTTTCAAAAGAATGCGAACTATGAAAACAACGATAGTTTGAGATTTATAAGTGACGAAGTGATATATGGAACAAAAACAAAAATAGTAAGATCTGAAGCAAATTTCACGCTCATAAGAAATAATGATAAGGCACTGGGTGAGAGTGGAAGCTATGATCTTGGCAAAAAACAAACGCAGGTAAAAGGGTTAAGGGCATGGATAGAAGAAAATCAGCGATTTTAG
- a CDS encoding KdsC family phosphatase: MIEIIFLDIDGCLTDGKIIYNANGEELKFFDVKDGYAIESWLKLGKKVAIITGRKSAIVERRAEDLKINHVYQGVGDKFEVASEILKFEGLSFKNAAAIGDDYNDYKILNAVAWSFKPKDAIKELDVKTKLKHKGGNGAVREMIELIIKSENLYDEWSKRWL; the protein is encoded by the coding sequence ATGATAGAGATTATTTTTTTAGATATTGATGGGTGCCTGACTGATGGCAAGATCATCTACAATGCAAATGGCGAAGAGCTTAAATTTTTTGATGTAAAAGATGGTTACGCGATAGAGAGCTGGCTAAAGCTTGGCAAAAAGGTGGCTATCATCACTGGTAGAAAGTCGGCCATCGTTGAGCGAAGGGCTGAGGATCTAAAGATAAATCACGTCTATCAAGGCGTTGGCGATAAATTTGAAGTAGCAAGCGAGATATTAAAATTTGAAGGGCTTAGCTTTAAAAACGCAGCAGCTATCGGCGATGACTACAATGACTATAAAATTTTAAATGCAGTTGCTTGGAGCTTTAAGCCAAAAGATGCGATAAAAGAGCTTGATGTAAAGACAAAACTAAAGCACAAAGGTGGCAATGGCGCGGTTAGAGAGATGATCGAGCTTATTATAAAATCAGAAAATTTATATGACGAGTGGTCGAAGCGTTGGTTGTAA
- the hisB gene encoding imidazoleglycerol-phosphate dehydratase HisB has protein sequence MLELTRNTKETQISMKLKIYGSGVAKIDTGIGFFDHMLEAFTKHSLLDLEISCKGDTHVDFHHSVEDVGIVLGQLLKEALYPLSGVERFGEASVVMDEAAVFCALDLSNRAYLVYENFNENAKVGEFDTELVEEFFRAVAINSAITLHLNQIRGKNTHHIIEATFKSFAVALRRALAKNARIGTPSTKGVL, from the coding sequence ATTTTAGAACTAACTAGAAATACAAAAGAGACACAAATCTCAATGAAACTTAAAATTTATGGCTCTGGTGTTGCAAAGATAGATACTGGCATTGGTTTTTTTGACCATATGCTTGAAGCTTTTACAAAGCACTCTTTGCTTGATCTTGAAATTTCATGCAAGGGCGACACGCATGTGGATTTTCACCACAGCGTTGAGGATGTTGGCATAGTTTTGGGTCAGCTTTTAAAAGAGGCCTTGTATCCTTTAAGTGGCGTTGAGAGATTTGGTGAGGCAAGCGTTGTTATGGATGAGGCGGCTGTTTTTTGTGCGCTAGATCTTAGCAACAGAGCCTATCTTGTCTATGAAAATTTTAATGAAAACGCCAAGGTAGGGGAGTTTGACACTGAGCTTGTGGAGGAGTTTTTTAGGGCAGTTGCTATAAATTCAGCCATCACGCTTCATCTAAATCAAATTCGTGGCAAAAACACTCACCATATCATCGAAGCTACTTTTAAATCATTTGCCGTCGCACTTCGTAGAGCGCTTGCTAAAAACGCAAGGATAGGCACACCAAGCACAAAGGGTGTTTTATGA
- a CDS encoding septal ring lytic transglycosylase RlpA family protein has translation MSYHKSLKFYIGLSFTLLVTGCSWSGAPFTPSGPTNVKGNNSASIQKATMRPYTINGKTYYPTVVSVGDKASGTASWYGPNFHGKTTSNGEIYNMYNMTAAHKTLPMNTILKVTNLRNQKSVIVRVNDRGPFVADRVLDLSKAAATKLDIIGTGTAPVSMEVIGFNEDINAIASINTQAKPTSTGIKVPNPVSPTAPTGGIIISSEQRVVGGDFMVQIGSFKNLEGANRYQREHQSIDVYKSVVKTFTIDGSTIYRVFLNGFRSEDEARDYARSGKFQGAFIVRG, from the coding sequence TTGTCATACCATAAGAGCCTAAAATTTTATATAGGACTAAGTTTTACTCTTCTAGTTACTGGTTGCTCTTGGAGCGGGGCACCATTTACACCAAGTGGCCCAACTAATGTAAAGGGCAACAATTCAGCTTCTATCCAAAAAGCAACAATGAGACCTTACACGATAAATGGCAAAACATACTACCCAACCGTTGTAAGCGTGGGCGATAAGGCAAGTGGCACAGCAAGCTGGTATGGTCCAAATTTTCATGGTAAAACAACCTCAAACGGCGAAATTTATAATATGTACAACATGACTGCAGCACACAAAACTTTGCCGATGAATACGATCCTTAAGGTAACAAATTTAAGAAATCAAAAAAGCGTCATTGTTCGCGTAAATGATCGTGGACCTTTTGTGGCTGATAGAGTTTTAGACCTTTCAAAGGCAGCTGCAACTAAACTTGATATTATCGGTACAGGCACAGCTCCAGTCAGTATGGAAGTCATAGGCTTTAATGAAGATATTAATGCTATTGCAAGCATTAATACTCAAGCAAAACCGACAAGCACTGGCATAAAAGTGCCAAATCCAGTCTCTCCGACAGCTCCAACTGGAGGCATTATTATTTCGTCAGAGCAACGGGTTGTAGGTGGAGATTTTATGGTGCAAATTGGCTCATTTAAAAACCTTGAGGGCGCAAACAGATATCAAAGAGAGCATCAAAGCATAGATGTCTATAAGTCGGTAGTTAAGACATTTACTATAGATGGATCTACCATTTATAGAGTATTTTTAAATGGCTTTAGAAGTGAGGACGAGGCCAGGGATTATGCAAGAAGCGGTAAATTCCAAGGTGCATTTATAGTAAGAGGTTAG
- a CDS encoding lytic transglycosylase domain-containing protein: protein MKAMLKIFLIFACSTLLLANTPEKSSYDTQVKILKELDIDASFMKTSHYARMRQGIKQSQLETFTEALKNGYMYIPMVKEQIKKSGVPESFFYLAMIESGFSNHTVSNAKATGMWQFMEQTARLHGLKVGQYVDERKDPVESTVAATNYLKSLKNQFGKWYLAAMAYNCGDGALKRAIQKAGTDDLVTLLDAEKKYLPAETRNFVIKILRAAYTAKDADFLMSKDSSLLNINGGLKLVKVKVPGGTNLAQIGDSIGLSTKKMKNNNPHLKFVFTPPTLKDYYVYIPENKKQLFVENFKPFNGKNNFYAYVVKKGETLLSISKKTGVSHRAIKDYNELSTNAVSYNQKLIIPFSAQNKSQNYIVQTGDTIASLSKKFNVSEKDLKDANSFASSNLNVGANIVIP, encoded by the coding sequence ATGAAAGCAATGCTTAAAATATTTTTAATATTTGCATGTAGTACCTTGCTACTGGCAAATACACCTGAAAAGAGCTCATACGATACTCAGGTAAAAATTTTAAAAGAGCTAGATATTGATGCTAGCTTTATGAAGACTTCTCACTATGCAAGGATGAGGCAAGGTATCAAACAATCACAACTTGAAACATTTACAGAAGCTCTAAAAAATGGTTATATGTATATACCGATGGTAAAAGAGCAGATCAAAAAATCAGGCGTACCTGAGTCATTCTTTTATCTAGCTATGATAGAATCAGGCTTTTCAAATCACACAGTCTCAAACGCAAAAGCTACTGGCATGTGGCAGTTTATGGAGCAAACGGCTAGACTGCATGGCCTAAAGGTAGGACAGTATGTCGATGAGAGAAAAGATCCAGTAGAGTCTACTGTTGCAGCAACAAATTATCTAAAGTCGCTTAAAAATCAATTTGGCAAGTGGTATCTAGCAGCTATGGCCTATAACTGTGGCGATGGAGCCTTAAAAAGAGCCATACAAAAAGCTGGCACAGATGATCTTGTAACGCTTCTTGACGCAGAGAAAAAATACCTTCCAGCCGAAACTAGAAATTTTGTTATCAAAATTTTAAGAGCAGCATATACCGCAAAAGACGCGGACTTCTTGATGTCTAAAGATTCATCTTTATTGAACATAAACGGAGGACTAAAGCTTGTAAAAGTAAAAGTACCTGGTGGTACAAATTTAGCTCAAATAGGCGATAGTATCGGCCTTAGTACAAAAAAGATGAAAAACAACAATCCGCACTTAAAATTTGTATTTACTCCACCAACTCTAAAAGATTATTATGTTTATATCCCTGAAAATAAAAAGCAGCTTTTTGTAGAAAATTTCAAGCCATTTAATGGTAAAAATAATTTTTATGCCTACGTTGTAAAAAAAGGCGAAACACTACTTTCTATCTCTAAAAAAACAGGTGTTAGTCATAGAGCGATCAAGGACTACAACGAGCTTAGCACAAATGCCGTAAGCTATAATCAAAAACTAATTATTCCATTTTCCGCCCAAAATAAATCTCAAAACTATATAGTCCAAACTGGTGACACGATAGCTTCTTTATCTAAAAAATTTAATGTAAGCGAAAAAGATTTAAAAGATGCAAATTCTTTTGCTAGTTCAAATTTAAATGTTGGAGCAAATATTGTCATACCATAA
- a CDS encoding TatD family hydrolase, with the protein MIIDTHCHLDSKVYDPDLDKILDEARNLGLKGFIIPGADINDLPKAAKIAHENSDIFFAVGVHPYDKESFSIEILRNFAKDEKCVAIGECGLDYYRLPKDENEKIKEKDEQKRIFLAQLDLAVELKKPVILHIREANEDSFKILKEYSPKLEAGAILHCYNASPLLLELCKFGNFHFGIGGVLTFKNAKNLVEILPKIPFDRIVIETDAPYLTPEPNRGKRNEPAFTTFVAKKIAEILNLEFEVVCEKTSNNAKRLFKCFA; encoded by the coding sequence ATGATTATAGATACGCATTGTCATTTAGATAGTAAAGTTTATGATCCTGACCTTGATAAAATTTTAGATGAAGCTAGAAATTTAGGGCTAAAAGGCTTTATTATCCCGGGAGCTGATATCAATGATTTACCAAAAGCGGCTAAAATAGCGCATGAAAATTCTGACATTTTCTTTGCCGTTGGAGTTCATCCATATGATAAAGAGAGTTTTAGTATTGAAATTTTAAGAAATTTTGCTAAAGATGAAAAATGCGTGGCGATTGGTGAATGTGGTCTTGATTACTACCGTTTGCCAAAAGATGAAAATGAAAAGATAAAAGAAAAAGATGAACAAAAACGTATTTTTTTAGCTCAACTTGATTTAGCTGTTGAGTTAAAAAAACCCGTTATTCTTCACATTAGGGAGGCTAATGAGGACTCTTTTAAGATATTAAAAGAGTATTCACCAAAGCTTGAAGCTGGAGCGATTTTGCACTGTTATAATGCTTCGCCACTTCTTTTAGAGCTTTGTAAATTTGGGAATTTTCATTTTGGTATAGGCGGTGTTTTAACATTTAAAAATGCTAAAAATTTAGTCGAAATTTTGCCAAAAATCCCATTTGATAGGATAGTTATTGAAACTGACGCTCCTTATCTCACGCCAGAACCAAATCGTGGTAAGAGAAATGAGCCGGCGTTTACGACATTTGTTGCTAAAAAGATAGCTGAAATTTTAAACCTTGAGTTTGAAGTTGTTTGTGAAAAAACTTCAAATAATGCCAAAAGGTTGTTTAAGTGCTTTGCTTAA
- a CDS encoding diguanylate cyclase produces MERILVVDDNKALAKLIVMQMEKTIDDMTIDVAYSFAEAKTLISEHDKDYFMTILDLNLPDAPNGEIVDYALSKGLSAIVLTGSIDDETRQNFINKDIVDYVYKGNMDDINYIFQMINRLSKNRQYKVLVVEDSLPFRNMIKKILTSLQFKVLAAAHGEEAMNYFADNPDINLIITDYRMPVKDGLEVLKEVRKEKDKNSLGVIVMTSPSEKTDASIFLKNGASDFIAKPFSKEELICRVNNTIEAMENINKIANFANRDFLTGVYNRRFFYSDVEEYVQVAEETNEPYAFAMIDVDYFKKINDKYGHDGGDKVLKSIAKILNDNTKGSDIVARFGGEEFCVVLKKINKEEAVKFFVNLRAKVAENEVTIKKEKVKVTISIGVSFGNGHCEIDDMLEACDSALYTAKENGRNRVEIAL; encoded by the coding sequence ATGGAAAGAATCCTTGTAGTTGATGATAATAAGGCACTAGCAAAGCTGATTGTTATGCAGATGGAAAAGACTATTGATGATATGACAATTGACGTTGCATACAGTTTTGCCGAGGCTAAGACGCTAATTAGCGAGCATGACAAAGATTATTTTATGACTATTTTGGATTTAAATTTACCAGATGCTCCAAATGGAGAGATCGTTGATTATGCGCTTTCCAAAGGACTTTCGGCTATCGTTTTAACAGGTAGCATTGACGATGAAACAAGGCAAAATTTTATAAATAAAGATATTGTGGATTATGTTTATAAAGGGAATATGGACGATATCAACTATATCTTCCAAATGATAAATAGACTGAGCAAAAATAGACAATATAAGGTTTTGGTTGTCGAAGACTCGCTTCCTTTTAGAAATATGATAAAAAAGATATTAACCAGCCTTCAGTTTAAAGTTTTGGCCGCAGCTCACGGCGAAGAGGCAATGAACTATTTTGCGGATAATCCTGATATAAATCTTATAATAACTGATTATAGAATGCCGGTAAAAGATGGTCTTGAAGTTTTAAAAGAGGTTAGAAAAGAAAAAGATAAAAATAGTCTTGGTGTAATCGTTATGACATCGCCTAGCGAAAAGACTGACGCATCAATATTTTTAAAAAATGGTGCGAGTGATTTTATAGCAAAACCATTTTCAAAAGAAGAGCTAATATGCCGTGTTAATAATACGATCGAAGCGATGGAAAATATAAACAAGATAGCAAATTTTGCAAATCGCGACTTCTTAACCGGAGTTTATAATAGAAGATTTTTTTATTCTGACGTAGAAGAGTATGTTCAAGTAGCTGAAGAGACTAATGAGCCTTACGCTTTTGCAATGATTGATGTTGATTATTTCAAAAAGATAAATGATAAATATGGCCATGATGGCGGAGATAAGGTACTAAAATCAATCGCAAAAATTTTAAATGACAATACAAAAGGAAGTGATATTGTTGCTAGATTTGGCGGCGAAGAATTTTGCGTTGTCCTTAAAAAGATAAATAAAGAAGAAGCTGTTAAATTTTTTGTAAATTTACGAGCCAAAGTGGCTGAAAATGAAGTAACTATAAAAAAGGAAAAAGTAAAAGTTACTATATCAATAGGTGTATCTTTTGGCAATGGGCATTGCGAGATAGACGATATGCTTGAGGCTTGCGATTCAGCACTTTACACCGCAAAAGAAAATGGTAGAAACAGAGTAGAAATAGCTTTATGA
- a CDS encoding AAA family ATPase encodes MIDRILIKDYLNFKNVELNFKEGLSVFTGISGAGKSVLMSAIMAVFGLKDSEARLIEADVEHKFELDEFGIENEEVNIFKLLKDKSTRYFINQQAISKKNLAQVAREHIKYLSAKEANEFENEKFLNLLDRLEISKNEKFKEIKQEFEEAFLEFSKISKELATIKEEEKKVEELKELASFEIEKIRSVGPKKGEFEELMETKKRLSKKDKINEAWARAERIFELEHSVNEALSISDLDNGFFEDAMNELRVARDSLNMEELDDIDVESVLDRIEALNAIIRRYGSEEEALEALAKKEKELARYENLSFEKSELEKKFEILSKKANELAGILSRARSANLKELEAMINLYLKELYMPDIALRIEAKKLDILGLDEVCLNLNETSLKNLSSGELNRLRLAFIAASSEITKTGGDVIILDEIDANLSGKEAMSIANVLLKLANFYQIFAISHQPQLSSKANSHFLVERHEENSVVRELDKEERVNELARMISGEHISEEAINFAKGLLK; translated from the coding sequence ATGATTGATCGAATTTTGATTAAGGATTATCTAAATTTTAAAAATGTCGAGCTAAATTTCAAAGAGGGTCTTAGTGTATTTACTGGCATTAGCGGCGCTGGCAAGTCTGTGCTAATGAGTGCCATAATGGCTGTTTTTGGGTTAAAAGATAGCGAGGCAAGGCTAATAGAAGCTGACGTGGAGCATAAATTTGAGCTTGATGAGTTTGGCATAGAAAACGAAGAGGTCAATATTTTCAAGCTTTTAAAAGATAAGAGCACGAGATATTTTATAAACCAACAAGCCATCTCAAAGAAAAATTTAGCCCAAGTGGCGCGCGAGCACATCAAATACCTCTCAGCAAAAGAGGCAAACGAGTTTGAAAATGAGAAATTTCTAAATTTGCTTGACAGGCTTGAAATTTCAAAAAATGAGAAATTTAAAGAGATAAAGCAGGAATTTGAAGAAGCGTTTTTGGAATTTTCTAAAATTTCAAAAGAGCTAGCCACTATAAAAGAGGAAGAGAAAAAGGTCGAGGAGCTAAAGGAGCTTGCTAGCTTTGAGATCGAGAAGATAAGAAGTGTTGGGCCTAAAAAAGGCGAGTTTGAAGAGCTTATGGAAACTAAAAAGAGGCTTAGTAAAAAGGATAAGATAAATGAGGCGTGGGCTAGGGCTGAGCGGATATTTGAGCTAGAGCACAGTGTAAATGAGGCGCTAAGCATCAGTGACCTTGATAATGGCTTTTTTGAAGACGCGATGAACGAGCTAAGGGTTGCAAGAGATAGCCTAAATATGGAGGAGCTTGACGATATCGACGTGGAGAGCGTGCTTGATAGGATAGAGGCTCTTAATGCCATCATCAGAAGATACGGCAGCGAGGAAGAGGCCTTAGAAGCGCTTGCTAAAAAGGAAAAAGAGCTTGCTAGATATGAAAATTTAAGCTTTGAAAAGAGCGAGCTAGAGAAGAAATTTGAAATTTTAAGCAAAAAGGCAAATGAGCTGGCTGGAATTCTAAGCAGAGCAAGGAGTGCAAATTTAAAAGAGCTTGAGGCTATGATAAATTTATACTTAAAAGAGCTTTATATGCCAGATATCGCGCTGAGGATCGAGGCTAAAAAGCTTGATATTTTGGGGCTTGATGAGGTTTGTTTAAATTTAAATGAGACTTCGCTTAAAAATTTAAGCTCAGGCGAGCTAAACCGCTTAAGGCTAGCCTTCATAGCTGCCTCTAGCGAGATCACAAAAACTGGCGGTGACGTCATTATTTTAGATGAAATAGATGCAAATTTAAGTGGAAAAGAGGCGATGAGCATCGCAAATGTCTTGCTTAAGCTCGCAAATTTTTATCAAATTTTTGCCATTTCACATCAGCCACAGCTTAGCTCAAAGGCAAATTCACACTTTTTGGTAGAGCGTCACGAGGAAAACTCGGTTGTAAGAGAGCTTGACAAAGAGGAGCGCGTAAATGAGCTTGCGCGTATGATAAGTGGCGAACATATAAGCGAAGAAGCAATAAATTTTGCTAAAGGGCTTTTAAAGTAG
- a CDS encoding NAD(+) kinase, which yields MKNEQKFNTFCTKKVGLIAKDYPLFRQDLEKLEKILKKYNAEILLEKNCAKRIEKNGFELIKLAKECEFLITLGGDGTIISTCRKLAHISPLVLGIHAGRLGFLTDIMINESEKFFKDFFDGKFEVEMPFMLDVALHKNDGKTEQKIAFNDAVIVSKNGGSMTHIEALLNEKYFNSYFGDGVIVATPAGTTAYNMSANGPIIYPLSEVFTVTPICSHSLTQRPVVLTKNHTVKFRTNSDAILVLDGQDRFDMSKISAVSMSLSNKKARLIRHIGRDYFQILKEKLHWGYND from the coding sequence ATGAAAAATGAACAAAAATTTAATACTTTTTGCACAAAAAAAGTAGGACTTATTGCTAAAGATTATCCATTATTTAGGCAAGATTTAGAAAAATTAGAAAAAATTTTAAAAAAGTATAACGCAGAAATTTTGCTTGAAAAAAATTGCGCTAAGCGTATAGAGAAAAATGGTTTTGAGCTTATAAAATTAGCCAAAGAGTGCGAATTTTTAATCACTCTTGGCGGTGATGGTACGATCATTTCAACTTGTAGAAAGCTAGCTCACATCTCGCCACTTGTCCTTGGCATACATGCTGGTAGACTCGGATTTCTAACCGACATAATGATTAATGAGAGTGAGAAATTTTTTAAAGACTTTTTTGATGGTAAATTTGAGGTAGAAATGCCTTTTATGCTTGACGTCGCGCTTCATAAAAATGATGGCAAAACTGAGCAAAAGATAGCATTTAACGATGCAGTCATCGTTAGTAAAAATGGCGGTTCGATGACACATATCGAGGCACTTTTAAATGAAAAATATTTTAATTCATATTTTGGAGACGGCGTTATAGTAGCGACACCTGCTGGAACAACGGCATATAACATGAGCGCAAATGGTCCTATTATCTATCCATTAAGCGAAGTTTTCACAGTAACTCCTATCTGTTCGCACTCGCTTACACAGCGCCCAGTTGTGCTTACGAAAAATCATACGGTCAAATTTAGAACAAATAGCGATGCGATTTTGGTACTTGATGGTCAAGATAGGTTTGATATGAGTAAAATTTCAGCTGTCAGCATGAGCCTTAGCAACAAAAAAGCTAGGCTGATACGCCACATCGGCAGGGATTATTTTCAAATTTTAAAAGAGAAACTTCACTGGGGTTATAATGATTGA